The Lathyrus oleraceus cultivar Zhongwan6 chromosome 5, CAAS_Psat_ZW6_1.0, whole genome shotgun sequence genome includes the window TCAAAAGAAAATTCTTCTTGGCAGTTGAAATAATTGTAATGTTGAATGGGAGTGAGTGTTGGGCGGTAAAAGTCTAACAAGAAAGTAAACTCATTCGTGCATTGGTAAGGATGTTATGATGGGTGGTTACACAAGTCAAGACAGCATTAGGAATGTAATCATTATAGAGAAAGTTTGGGTGATTTTCATGGTAGAAAAAATGATAGAGTCTTGTCTTAGGTGCTTTGAGCATGCAATGAGAAGGCTTGGAGAAGCACCTAGGTTTGACTAGATGGATGATAATACATATCTAGAGTCAGAGGGGACACCAACATAAACCTGAGACATACTATGCTTCTGATTCAAACACACTTAGGCCTTTTAATGTAGTTTTTCTTGTAGCATATGTTGTAAAATAAATAAGAGGACTTTATGGTTTATTACTTCACTAAAGTATGTTTAAACTTTAAACCAACTCTAAGACATTCCGGGAAAAATGTATTGCAGTAGCAAGAGGCAGGAAAAGAAAGAATGATTCTCTGGTTAAGGTATTTTCTCTTTTTTAAAGTTTATTTTGTACAGGGAAATAATCAAACATGATAAGCACTAATGCATCATTGAAGTTTATGTAATTCATTTGTATCAGTATAAACTATGTTAAATTATTTGGAAAGTTCTAATGAAATATTTCAATCTTTTTGCTCATGTTTTGTCCCTGGTATGGTATGCGGCGAGGGAATGGTTGCTTACTCTCAAAATTTGTAAATTTGAGTTGAgcctaactcatccctacaaaaccgACTTGTAGGGTGAGGATTGCTCTCACTTATAAACACAACACAAGCCATATCTCTTAGCAATGTGAGACTAAATCCACCCCTTCAAACCCAACACAATTTAGGTGTTGGAGGCTGCAATGAAGGCAAGCCAAAATGCCGCAATTAAGTCGACTAGGGGCGGACCACAATGAAGGCCGAAATTCCAACACTTACAATTTTTTTTACTACATGGTATAATATAACTGGTTTTATTGTTTGCTTAATGTCAGGAAAAAACTGTGGTTCTTCCTGATAAACTTGTCAACTTTCAGATTCCACCAACACTAAGGAAGCAATTAGTTGATGATTTTGAGTTTATTACTCATCTTGGCAAGGTAGAAATATTGTGGTTGATATATTAGTATTATCTATAAAAATCAGTCAGTGCCTCATTTTCTTTATGGCCAATTTTATATAGCTTTGTACCGTTCACCTTTTACTTCAAAGGAAGAGGAGCTTATTGTCATTTCGAAATTGTTGATTTATGTTTTCTCTCTGCAGCTTGTTAAGCTTCCACGTACTCCTAATGTGAACGATATATTCAAGACTTATTTTGATTACAGATTGAAGAAAAGTGGACCGTAAGTTCTGCTGTGGCATCCTCCATATTTAAGCTTTGTGCTGACACACCTAGAGGTCTTGTGGGAAATAAGTGTATGCTGAACTATTTTATATATCATTTTGGAGTAACAGGGAAACTCCGTATAAATGCTGATATGTATCAGTTTAAACAGTAAAGTGGGTTCAGGCAGCAAACTGTTTTTAAATTAATTGTGTTGATGTGTTTATTATCATTAAGAATAAATCTCAGCTTCATTCTTCTCACAAATTATGTGTTCTTTTTCTAAAAAAACAGTATTTTTATTCCGTCTATAACTTAGGCGTTTTCTCTCCCGTTGATACCATATCCAAATAGAAAACTCCTATATGATTAACCTGTGCCTGAAATCTGTTTTTGTCTTTCTGTCCTATACTGAGTTAGTATCTTGAAATCACTACCTCTTCAGATATATTTTTTGATACATCTTTTATATTTCCACTTGTGATGCTTATTATTACAGTTTAATTCTATATTTGATATAGGATAGCTGATTCGGTTGAAGAAATTATGAAAGGACTGTGTTGTTACTTCGACAAAGCGCTGCCAGTGATGCTCTTGTACAATAATGAGCGTCAGCAGTACCAAGAAGCTTGTCCAAATGATATTGTTCCTTCTGCTATATACGGTGCCGAGCATTTGTTACGTCTCTTTGGTATGCTCATTAGCCCTTCCCAAACAAGATGATTATATCATTTAGAGTTACACATTTATTGTTTTGCAAGTGAAAGTAAAAATAAGGATTTTAAGATCTCTGTATTTTGGCATGTCACGACTTTCGACTTAGTTGCCGCCCTTGCACTCTGTTGTTATGGAAATACAGATAGTGGTAGAGTTGTTTTGCAAAATGCTGGCCATTGGGATCAGCCTCACATATGGGTTTATTGCTATGAGTTCATAGTTTTGTTAAGTCTGCAACTCTGCATTTTAAACTTTGCATTCAGTTAAGCTTTATTATTAGGACTTCTTATACTTGTGATTCTATCTATTTACTAATGATGCACTTTTTCTGTATTTGAAAGTTAAATTGCCAGAGTTATTATTCCATGCTAACATTGAAGGCGATACATTGGCAGAACTCCAGGCACAAATACTTGACTTTCTCAGGTATCAATATTTATATTTAAATAGTCATTGACTATGAATTTAATTGGGAAAAATAGTATTACTGGTGGCTGACATGTTTCTAATATGGTGCAGGTTCTTGCGAAAAAATCAGAGAGCATTTTTCCTTTCTTCTTATCATGTCCAGGAAGATGTTGAGAACAGCAGCGACAAACGCTTTTGTGTTACACATAATATCACATAGCATAATGCAGTTTCAGAATGCTTGTTAAAAATCCAGTTTATTAACAGGTCCAAATGTTGTCACATTAGATTTGTTAAGTGTTACTTGTAGTCTTGGTAATCCAACCTTTTCAGGTTAAATGGAGAGGAACTATTTAAAGGATGCTACTGACCCTCATTTTTAAATGTCAGTTGTATCTCTGAAATTTATTTTAGATTTAGTCTGTTGTTGAACGAAAAGATTTCTATCGATGAGGTTTATGCTCGAGTAGCTTTTTAGTATTGTGAATGTGATATCGGTTTCTATCATCAGTCATCACAGTGCTGCATTCAGTGAGTGTTAGAATGTAAATTACAGTCTTGATGCGTGCATAAACTAAAACCATATATCCCTGAAATAGAACTGGGTTTGAGGATAGTTGCCTGCCGTATAATACAGTATAATGTTTTAGGGCTATGTGTCGGCCATGTTTATGAAAGGGACCAACATTGACTGCAGGTATATGACATAGTAACGCACAAAAATCCAATGACTACAGTTGAACTGATTTTGTTTGACTGTCAATTTTTTGACAGTAGACAATCCTACGGGGGTATCATGTTCAATTCTGGCACCTGGAGATTCAAAAAGCTAATCAGCAAGATTTGTTCAAAAAATTTAGGAGGTTTGAATTCttaacaaaaacaaaacaaaactgACATTAGTTTGTCGTTATCTTACATTGTTTGAAGAATTAGTTTTTGCAGTTTGAATATATTTGTTTCATATCCGAAAGAATTCAAAACTTTCTTGTTGCAAACAAAAAAAAAGGATATATAAAACCTTAGATGAATTGTCAAGAAATAAAATAGAAACATTAAACGAGTCTAAGGGGGATGTAAAGACTTGTAGCACTATTTTAAATGCAACACTTGCCTATAATtgatattgttatttgttatttttGTTGCTGACAGAACTGATAGTTACATTGTTAAATTATAGGTGCACGAGGGTAGTGAAATACAAAACAAAAATTAGAATGCAAAATAATAATGCGCTAAGAGTATCTGCGATGACATTATCTAAATAGCTTTTTATAGAATAATAAAacgtttttttttttaatttttaattttattgGAGTAACTTCTCCAAGAGAATATTTAAGAGAGATTTATTCGATAGGAAATGGCTTCTTAGTTTTTCTTCTTCTTTAGTGTAGAAACTATGATGTGGTATAATGGATAAATAATCAATTAACTGTGGTTAATTTTTTCAATAATTAACCATTCACAAAAAAAAGTTGAGTTGGTTAAGAGTTCTAATTTTTTTTGTTATCATTGGCGCAAAATATATATGCGTTGCAATTGGTTTTCTTTTCTGTTTAGATATGTTTAGATATATTGCATTAATGTTATCACAATAGTAGCTTTGTGAATAACTTCTAGAAGCAAGTTATGTAACCAACAAGATTTCAACACCACTTCTGTAACACCATGATATTCGGCCTCAAACACTGGACGAGACAGTGAGAGTTGGTGTTTGAAGGATCAAGAGAGTAAGTTGTCACTAAGAAACATACAATAATCAAAATCAAAAATGGATCTCCCGGTAACTAGACAACCTCCATAATCTATATGTGTGTAAAAGATCCAAGATGTAGCGGATGATGGATAAAGGCACATTCCATATTGACTGGTGCCTTCAAAGTAGGGCATGGTGCACCTAAGAGGCTATGTGTGAACATCCATCAAATTATGCATAAATAAACATATTTGATGTGCATAAGATATGTCTAGGCTTGTGAATGTGAGATACTCTAGAGCGTCTCCAAGACTACGATAAAGAGATGAATCTCATATGAAGTGTTAGTGTTGGTGCTAAGCTTCACTTTTGTATCAACCGGGGTATGAGATTACTTACATGAGGATATACCAACATATTCAATAACTTCTTTTGCACATTTTTTTGAAGATAATAATACATCACCAACATGTCGAGTGACACCAATGTCCAAAAAATAACTAAGTAGTCCCAATTCTTTCATAAAAAGTTCCAAGCTGAGAAATGATATGGTAGATTTGCTAATATCATCGGTAGAAGTGGTGAAAATGTTGTCatcaaaatatatatatatatatatatatatatatatatatatatatatatatatatatatatatatatatatatatatatatatatatatatatatatataagatacGCCGCCACATGAATGTCTTTTCGTAGATGAAGAGAAAG containing:
- the LOC127088078 gene encoding protein MRG2 isoform X1 — protein: MGSSKTSSDVSDSSSSQTEIENHVSASPYAEGEKVLAFHTTCLYEAKVKQIEYKHKQWRFFLHYLGWKKSWDEWVVIDRLMKHTEENMRVKLSIDAEFGNEKNARKPRASSKASNVARGRKRKNDSLVKEKTVVLPDKLVNFQIPPTLRKQLVDDFEFITHLGKLVKLPRTPNVNDIFKTYFDYRLKKSGPIADSVEEIMKGLCCYFDKALPVMLLYNNERQQYQEACPNDIVPSAIYGAEHLLRLFVKLPELLFHANIEGDTLAELQAQILDFLRFLRKNQRAFFLSSYHVQEDVENSSDKRFCVTHNIT
- the LOC127088078 gene encoding protein MRG2 isoform X3, encoding MGSSKTSSDVSDSSSSQTEIENHVSASPYAEGEKVLAFHTTCLYEAKVKQIEYKHKQWRFFLHYLGWKKSWDEWVVIDRLMKHTEENMRVKLSIDAEFGNEKNARKPRASSKASNVARGRKRKNDSLVKIPPTLRKQLVDDFEFITHLGKLVKLPRTPNVNDIFKTYFDYRLKKSGPIADSVEEIMKGLCCYFDKALPVMLLYNNERQQYQEACPNDIVPSAIYGAEHLLRLFVKLPELLFHANIEGDTLAELQAQILDFLRFLRKNQRAFFLSSYHVQEDVENSSDKRFCVTHNIT
- the LOC127088078 gene encoding protein MRG2 isoform X2; this encodes MFPIAVALKPKSKTMFPLLPTLKERKCLLSTLHVFMKPRLSKLSTSINNGDSFFIIFWDEWVVIDRLMKHTEENMRVKLSIDAEFGNEKNARKPRASSKASNVARGRKRKNDSLVKEKTVVLPDKLVNFQIPPTLRKQLVDDFEFITHLGKLVKLPRTPNVNDIFKTYFDYRLKKSGPIADSVEEIMKGLCCYFDKALPVMLLYNNERQQYQEACPNDIVPSAIYGAEHLLRLFVKLPELLFHANIEGDTLAELQAQILDFLRFLRKNQRAFFLSSYHVQEDVENSSDKRFCVTHNIT